From Nycticebus coucang isolate mNycCou1 chromosome 6, mNycCou1.pri, whole genome shotgun sequence, the proteins below share one genomic window:
- the LOC128587665 gene encoding homocysteine-responsive endoplasmic reticulum-resident ubiquitin-like domain member 2 protein, whose amino-acid sequence MAKVLRTPAQALPKAVQLSAKSKDTKIVHRNVDNQFPEQAIPAGFPAYPAFSPLQMLWWQQMYAHQYYMQYQAAVSAQATSNANSGQPTASQPLNLAHVPGEEPPPAPNLVARENQPVNENVQMNAQGGPVLNEEDFNRDWHQDGWFPFQQEGGQQQASNNNARINNDGQNANNVELEEMERLMDDGLEDESGEDASEDASAIQRPGLMASAWSFITTFFTIPEGPPQVAN is encoded by the coding sequence atggccaaagttctccgcactccggctcaggctctccccaaggcagttcaactgagtgccaagtccaaagacaccaaaatagttcacagaaaTGTAGACAACCAGTTTCCTGAGCAAGCTATTCCAGCAGGATTTCCAGCATATCCTGCTTTTAGCCCGCTGCAGATGCTGTGGTGGCAACAGATGTATGCTCATCAGTATTACATGCAATATCAAGCTGCAGTTTCAGCTCAGGCCACATCCAATGCCAACTCAGGCCAGCCTACTGCTTCACAGCCTCTTAATTTGGCACATGTTCCTGGAGAAGAGCCCCCACCAGCTCCAAACCTTGTGGCCCGAGAAAACCAACCTGTGAATGAGAATGTTCAAATGAATGCACAGGGAGGTCCAGTGCTAAATGAAGAAGACTTCAATCGAGACTGGCACCAAGATGGATGGTTTCCTTTTCAGCAAGAAGGAGGTCAGCAACAGGCTTCCAACAATAATGCCAGAATTAACAATGATGGACAAAACGCAAACAATGTAGAACTTGAAGAAATGGAGCGTCTTATGGATGATGGGCTGGAAGATGAGAGTGGAGAAGATGCAAGTGAAGATGCCAGTGCAATTCAAAGGCCTGGATTAATGGCTTCAGCTTGGTCTTTCATCACCACCTTCTTCACTATACCAGAGGGGCCTCCCCAGGTTGCCAATTAG